In the genome of Vespa crabro chromosome 17, iyVesCrab1.2, whole genome shotgun sequence, one region contains:
- the LOC124430075 gene encoding short-chain-enoyl-CoA hydratase-like, whose protein sequence is MYSLRRLSFSLNKSIRNYIKRSLTSESMAEVAVENTEKEKSIIVNKSDKITLIAINRPEKKNALDSATAQLLCDALDEFEKDENAVVGVLHGIGGNFCSGFDLHEIANYNQEKEDNLPQYGTLANKSELTSKPLVACLNGYVLGAGLELALMCDLRVIEENAVIGFLNRRFGIPILCGGTVRLPAMIGYARAMDLILTGKAISGEEAFNIGLATKCTAHGTGLGTAINYAKSLIKFPQKTLLADRTSMHFATFSSKQMDEALQFEKDNALHLVTEEGIEGAKKFVEEGIGRHGKFYNLTSKDESFKELDKSLV, encoded by the exons ATGTATTCTTTAAGAAGACTATCcttttcgttaaataaatctataagaaattatataaaaagatccCTAACCTCTGAATCTATGGCTGAGGTAGCAGTggaaaatacagaaaaag agaaaagtattatcgttaataaaagcGACAAAATTACTTTAATCGCTATAAATAGGCCAGAGAAGAAGAATGCTTTGGACAGTGCAACAGCTCAATTACTTTGTGATGCATTGGATGAATTTGAGAAGGATGAAAATGCTGTTGTGGGTGTATTGCACGGTATAGGTGGAAATTTCTGTTCAGGTTTTGATCTACATGAAATTGCAAATTataatcaagaaaaagaagataatctACCACAATATGGAACACTG GCCAATAAAAGCGAATTGACCAGTAAACCATTGGTAGCTTGTTTAAATGGATATGTTTTGGGTGCTGGATTAGAATTGGCATTAATGTGTGATCTACGAGTCATTGAGGAAAATGCTGTCATAGGATTTTTGAATAGGCGTTTTGGAATACCTATTTTATGCGGTGGTACAGTTCGTTTACCAGCAATGATTGGATATGCTAGAGCCATGGATCTAATTTTAACAGGGAAAGCTATTAGCGGAGAAGAAGCTTTCAATATTGGACTTGCCACTAAATGTACTGCACACGGTACTGGTCTGGGTACAGCTATCAATTATGCAAAATCATTGATCAAATTTCCGCAAAAAACTTTACTGGCAGATCGTACCTCTATGCACTTTGCTACTTTTTCGTCTAAACAAATGGATGAGGCATTGCAATTTGAAAAAGACAATGCCCTTCATCTTGTAACAGAAGAAGGCATAGAAGGTGCAAAGAAGTTTGTCGAAGAAGGTATAGGCAGACACGGAAAGTTTTATAATCTTACAAGCAAGGATGAAAGTTTCAAAGAATTAGATAAAAGTCTTGTGTGA